In Patescibacteria group bacterium, a genomic segment contains:
- a CDS encoding MBL fold metallo-hydrolase: MKITKHAQSCLLIETSHSRILVDPGKFVFEDEKLSPNSFDEIDLLVVTHEHPDHFDYENIKEIIQNNSGLKILSTSSVVGIIANDYPDVNAKVIGDGIDWEFDGFKIRGSISKHGPLPNGNRPPVVSGFLIVENDTKKTFYDPGDTVVLDPTAKAEIIAAPICGKVVMDISQAKSELKKLMPKNVIPIHYDNSVFPVKVKDFQIAMENSGIEVITLAWGQTFEL, encoded by the coding sequence ATGAAGATAACAAAACATGCCCAATCTTGCTTATTAATAGAAACTTCACATAGCCGAATCCTTGTTGATCCGGGAAAGTTTGTATTTGAAGATGAAAAGCTGTCTCCCAATAGCTTCGACGAAATCGATTTATTAGTAGTTACTCATGAACACCCAGATCACTTTGATTACGAAAATATCAAAGAAATTATTCAAAATAATAGTGGCCTTAAAATATTATCTACAAGTAGTGTAGTAGGGATTATTGCTAACGATTATCCAGACGTTAATGCTAAAGTAATAGGTGATGGTATCGATTGGGAATTTGATGGCTTCAAAATTCGAGGAAGCATCTCAAAGCATGGGCCATTGCCGAATGGTAACAGGCCGCCGGTTGTTAGTGGATTTTTGATTGTGGAAAACGATACCAAAAAAACTTTTTATGATCCGGGCGACACAGTTGTACTAGACCCGACTGCCAAAGCGGAAATCATTGCTGCTCCAATCTGTGGCAAAGTCGTTATGGACATCTCTCAAGCTAAATCAGAGTTGAAAAAATTAATGCCAAAAAATGTAATACCTATTCATTATGACAACTCGGTTTTTCCTGTTAAAGTTAAAGATTTTCAAATAGCTATGGAAAATTCAGGAATAGAGGTTATAACATTGGCTTGGGGTCAAACTTTTGAGTTATGA
- a CDS encoding M48 family metallopeptidase codes for MTIYQNIDTNKWRSGILLLFFVVIVIALGFVFSYAFNSPVILYFAIVIALIQGLLSYFSGDKIALSISGAQKLNRKSNEPLFRIVENLTITAGLPMPEIYIISDDAPNAFATGRDPKHASLAVTTGLLDILDKNELEGVIAHELSHVGNYDTRLMMIVVVLVGVITLLSDLFLRSRWFGFGGRNRDSGGDGQLQAILLIVALVAAILAPIAATLIQLAISRKREFLADSSGALLTRYPEGLAGALKKIGGYSRPMRKVSGATAHLYISDPFGKKESYFQKIFSTHPPISERIAALNKMSV; via the coding sequence ATGACAATCTATCAAAACATCGATACCAATAAATGGAGGTCGGGAATACTTTTGTTATTCTTCGTTGTTATTGTCATTGCTCTTGGTTTTGTTTTTTCTTATGCTTTCAACTCGCCGGTTATTCTGTACTTCGCGATTGTGATAGCCTTAATTCAAGGGCTTTTGAGTTATTTTTCTGGTGACAAAATTGCATTATCAATATCTGGGGCGCAAAAGCTTAATCGCAAAAGCAATGAGCCATTATTTCGCATTGTTGAAAATCTTACCATTACAGCGGGCCTTCCGATGCCGGAGATTTATATCATTTCCGACGATGCACCGAATGCTTTTGCCACTGGTCGGGATCCTAAACATGCGTCTTTGGCAGTAACTACAGGACTTTTGGATATCCTTGATAAAAACGAATTGGAAGGTGTGATTGCGCACGAATTATCGCATGTTGGCAATTATGACACACGCCTTATGATGATTGTCGTCGTTTTGGTTGGTGTCATTACCTTATTATCAGACTTGTTTCTGCGTTCGCGATGGTTTGGTTTTGGGGGGAGAAATCGTGATTCGGGGGGTGATGGACAGCTTCAGGCGATTCTCTTAATAGTGGCTCTTGTGGCAGCAATCTTGGCTCCGATTGCGGCAACGTTAATTCAGCTGGCAATTTCGAGAAAACGGGAATTCTTGGCCGACTCATCCGGAGCACTTCTGACCCGTTATCCCGAAGGTTTGGCGGGAGCATTAAAAAAGATTGGCGGATATTCACGCCCAATGCGAAAAGTTTCCGGTGCCACCGCTCATCTTTATATTTCTGATCCGTTTGGAAAGAAAGAATCGTATTTTCAAAAAATATTTTCCACCCATCCGCCGATTTCAGAAAGAATTGCTGCGCTTAACAAGATGAGCGTATAA